A stretch of Bos mutus isolate GX-2022 chromosome 8, NWIPB_WYAK_1.1, whole genome shotgun sequence DNA encodes these proteins:
- the LOC102278906 gene encoding LOW QUALITY PROTEIN: protein SPATA31F1 (The sequence of the model RefSeq protein was modified relative to this genomic sequence to represent the inferred CDS: inserted 1 base in 1 codon) — protein MMSQTFVLWDLGYPLYTYGSIFIIILIIWQVKKSYHGLTEHKRSCCRRHRKVRQRARDAASRARRHSRKEADKLWELLSVMRSQGWLPQEGNVRQILCADPCCQTCNTMALEIQQLLGENTLISPTSGDTSQGSSCQEVLSMSNVTFEQSLEHRSPHSKDLSLPSATLTVSQKSLVQSVAQSPGAAGIHDYWAEHLKLRQGFQVLEGPSGTEEPRISVNLQEMMQSNLSLICGNQVQQPLNPQVSLLTLKQEITTLTHPVALPMVTVLPAHLPFLSPEVLRLLEVHVKKWTHFQRWGLPRRVEESLRQLMPKPPLFYQTVYKQPVSFIHNNTSRFSVEKFGTISYQNWGSGMAGQPTQAFWVSEWCITDPEQRRLYQQIPNHKVLALPSSAVKELSGLYLMSGQQASDSXGPVQPKYSQLFCGLPSLHSESLVDTFLASQGLSNDESMSKPHLKDPFLFKELSFFPLLPKTPTQSTPLSSLSSQDCVAPSAHQQAHINVPFLTLDECEALEWHLLQRQLQLQWDLPDVFQRDQHVQSPVECKPGDKAQSSETLKTFWPGKHVSVLTRELLFPQHTRRVLEYHLQRQLIHHRWGLPQKIQQSIQLLLSPTNQQTISWSSTALDSVNGPQPTSLEATGADDPFSPIVDALSVPMPHLFDQAKAILRGHIDSKCGQIHQGNIPACVYSSWECIIPGGLEVTPFSCILESKPLELQAAADQDLQQEVIPGMPVALDQQQQVSPKAVTEHPKLPGVLSEAAIEKLEITLRHKYLAFLSGLPALYCVALSRAMAPATTSITSPAMITEMVPEPVEFSTEPLTQVTSPEEQGPSPGPGFQEASEALSNTAEEFQVDAQVKGVVEMLPIESQTEPERPSSLGEHILAKMNFHLRKKILEAQIGIPLKARESREQVVGTSEDVCTQESLETLNNQGQPLLQELPIPPDVPCAPDPEWLHLKEQLATESKAVHQKQKQPSSSIVPHSSVHWASGILVSGDMTEAQVLCVQLEASVNNPSLEEPWSPEPRSPELHSPDKSKDSAQVPTLAEKREEPGKPRLAGDHGEGDAGFTLSSTREKSHSVEGQRPEGILLNRTPRSPWQRRHRFHLDASCQHSPRHHPQPKLPELPPGVPRGKDSQKKDLQDSQAKLSVILKPARVPENAQPVVPQASQGQPFPGQLNVGKPSEGQALQGQVFPRQVVQGHTHKRPSLPEYGLINKMKSLLHCITPKTKGKGHEASMSSASEKVASTRKENVEKSLAPAKSPKGRTKTEKTRGDPKAQFPPPEKQMSLAFMDVTHSPGSKLRHHSRSHQLHLASVLGAPRHCPRHCPLVACATQPKNPP, from the exons ATGATGAGCCAGACTTTTGTTCTCTGGGATTTGGGGTATCCCCTATATACCTATGGCTCCATCTTCATTATTATTCTAATCATCTGGCAAGTGAAAAAGAGTTACCATGGATTAACGGAACATAAAAGGAGCTGCTGCCGG CGTCACCGAAAAGTCAGACAAAGGGCTAGAGATGCAGCATCAAGAG CTAGGAGACATTCCCGGAAAGAAGCTGACAAGCTGTGGGAGCTGCTCTCAGTCATGCGAAG CCAGGGCTGGCTACCTCAGGAGGGGAACGTGCGGCAGATCCTGTGTGCAGATCCCTGCTGCCAAACCTGCAACACCATGGCTCTGGAGATTCAGCAGTTGTTGGGTGAGAACACCCTGATCTCCCCCACTTCAGGGGATACCTCTCAGGGCTCTTCTTGCCAAGAGGTTTTGTCCATGTCTAATGTGACTTTTGAGCAGAGTCTGGAGCATCGTTCCCCACACTCCAAAGACCTTTCACTTCCATCTGCAACCCTCACAGTGTCACAGAAATCCTTAGTCCAGTCAGTGGCCCAGTCACCTGGTGCAGCCGGCATCCATGATTACTGGGCTGAACATCTCAAGCTAAGGCAGGGATTCCAAGTGCTAGAGGGTCCctcagggactgaggagcctagaaTTTCAGTGAATCTGCAGGAGATGATGCAGAGCAACCTCAGCCTCATCTGTGGGAACCAAGTCCAGCAGCCCTTAAATCCCCAGGTCTCTCTGCTGACCCTGAAACAAGAAATTACTACCCTGACACATCCAGTGGCCTTGCCGATGGTCACTGtcctccctgcccacctgccGTTCCTGAGTCCTGAAGTCCTGAGACTTCTTGAGGTCCATGTGAAAAAATGGACGCATTTCCAGAGGTGGGGGCTCCCCAGGCGTGTAGAAGAGTCCCTGAGGCAGCTGATGCCAAAGCCGCCACTATTTTACCAAACTGTATATAAGCAACCAGTTTCTTTCATCCACAATAATACTTCTCGTTTCTCTGTTGAGAAATTTGGGACCATTTCATACCAGAACTGGGGTTCAGGTATGGCTGGCCAGCCTACCCAGGCCTTCTGGGTTTCTGAATGGTGCATTACAGATCCAGAACAAAGACGCCTCTACCAGCAAATTCCCAACCATAAGGTTTTAGCCTTGCCCTCTTCAGCCGTTAAAGAATTAAGTGGCCTCTATCTAATGTCTGGGCAACAGGCTAGTGACT GTGGGCCCGTGCAGCCAAAATACAGCCAGCTATTCTGTGGCCTGCCTTCTCTGCACAGTGAGTCACTGGTTGACACCTTCTTGGCTTCTCAAGGCCTCTCCAACGATGAGAGCATGTCCAAGCCCCACTTGAAGGATCCCTTTCTCTTCAAGGAACTCTCCTTCTTCCCTTTGCTGCCTAAAACTCCAACCCAGTCaactccactctcttctctgtcttcacaAGATTGTGTTGCTCCGTCTGCTCACCAACAAGCTCACATCAATGTCCCATTTCTGACTCTGGACGAGTGTGAAGCCTTGGAGTGGCACCTGCTGCAGAGGCAGCTCCAGCTTCAGTGGGACTTGCCAGATGTTTTCCAGAGAGATCAACATGTCCAGAGCCCCGTGGAGTGTAAGCCTGGTGACAAAGCCCAGTCTTCTGAGACTCTGAAAACTTTCTGGCCGGGGAAGCATGTCTCAGTCCTCACAAGGGAGCTACTCTTCCCGCAGCACACCAGGAGGGTGCTGGAATACCACCTCCAGAGACAGCTGATTCACCACCGCTGGGGCCTGCCCCAGAAGATCCAGCAGTCCATCCAGTTGCTCCTGTCCCCCACTAATCAGCAGACTATATCCTGGAGCAGCACAGCCCTAGACAGTGTGAATGGCCCCCAGCCTACATCTCTGGAGGCCACTGGAGCTGATGACCCATTCTCACCTATTGTGGACGCATTGTCAGTCCCCATGCCACACTTATTTGACCAGGCCAAGGCAATATTGCGGGGCCATATCGACTCCAAATGTGGACAAATTCACCAGGGCAACATCCCTGCCTGTGTATATAGTTCTTGGGAGTGCATAATTCCTGGGGGCCTAGAAGTGACTCCCTTCAGCTGCATCCTGGAAAGCAAGCCCCTGGAACTCCAGGCAGCAGCTGACCAGGACCTTCAACAGGAAGTTATACCCGGGATGCCAGTGGCCCTTGATCAGCAGCAACAGGTCTCACCAAAAGCTGTCACTGAACATCCTAAGCTGCCCGGAGTCCTGTCAGAGGCAGCCATTGAGAAACTGGAGATAACTTTACGGCACAAGTATCTGGCCTTCTTGTCAGGGCTGCCTGCTCTTTATTGTGTGGCTCTCTCCAGGGCCATGGCCCCAGCAACCACGTCAATCACATCCCCAGCTATGATCACAGAGATGGTGCCTGAGCCTGTTGAATTCTCAACAGAACCTCTGACTCAAGTGACCTCACCTGAAGAGCAGGGTCCAAGTCCTGGGCCAGGCTTTCAAGAGGCCAGTGAGGCTCTTTCAAACACTGCAGAAGAATTCCAGGTTGATGCGCAGGTGAAAGGAGTAGTTGAGATGCTGCCTATAGAAAGCCAAACAGAGCCTGAGAGGCCCTCTTCACTTGGGGAGCACATCTTGGCCAAAATGAATTTCCATCTGAGAAAGAAGATCCTAGAGGCACAAATTGGAATTCCCTTAAAGGCAAGAGAGTCCAGGGAACAAGTTGTAGGAACGTCAGAGGATGTATGTACACAGGAGTCTCTTGAGACTTTAAACAACCAAGGACAACCACTGCTCCAGGAACTCCCCATCCCACCAGATGTGCCATGTGCCCCAGACCCAGAGTGGCTCCACCTCAAAGAACAGCTGGCCACTGAGTCAAAGGCGGTGCACCAGAAACAGAAGCAACCCAGTTCCAGCATAGTACCCCATAGTTCTGTCCACTGGGCTTCCGGTATCTTAGTCAGTGGGGACATGACAGAGGCCCAGGTGCTTTGTGTTCAGCTGGAGGCCAGTGTGAACAACCCCAGTCTGGAGGAGCCTTGGAGCCCTGAGCCCCGGAGCCCTGAGCTCCATAGTCCTGACAAGAGCAAGGACTCAGCCCAAGTCCCTACACTggcagaaaagagagaggagcCAGGCAAACCCAGATTGGCTGGGGACCATGGAGAAGGTGATGCTGGGTTCACACTCTCCTCCACAAGAGAAAAAAGCCACTCTGTTGAAGGCCAGAGGCCAGAAGGGATACTTCTGAATAGGACACCCCGCAGCCCCTGGCAACGGAGACATCGCTTTCACCTTGATGCTTCCTGTCAACATAGTCCTCGGCATCACCCTCAGCCTAAACTCCCAGAGCTACCTCCTGGAGTCCCTAGGGGGAAGGATTCTCAGAAGAAGGACCTGCAAGACAGTCAAGCCAAGCTCAGTGTTATCCTCAAACCAGCAAGGGTTCCCGAGAATGCCCAGCCTGTGGTGCCCCAAGCATCACAAGGCCAGCCTTTCCCGGGCCAGCTCAATGTGGGTAAGCCATCGGAGGGCCAAGCTTTACAAGGTCAGGTCTTTCCGAGGCAGGTAGTTCAAGGCCATACTCACAAGAGGCCCAGCCTTCCAGAATATGGCCTGATAAATAAGATGAAATCTCTTCTGCACTGTATTACACCCAAGACAAAAGGCAAAGGGCATGAGGCATCCATGTCCTCTGCATCTGAGAAAGTGGCCAGcaccagaaaagaaaatgtggaaaaaagcTTGGCTCCAGCCAAAAGTCCCAAGGGACGAACTAAGACAGAGAAGACAAGAGGGGACCCCAAGGCCCAGTTTCCACCCCCTGAGAAGCAGATGAGCCTGGCTTTCATGGATGTTACCCACTCCCCAGGCAGTAAGCTCCGGCACCACTCCCGCTCCCATCAGCTCCACTTGGCCTCAGTCCTGGGTGCCCCCCGCCACTGTCCTCGGCACTGTCCTCTAGTGGCTTGTGCCACCCAACCAAAGAACCCACCCTAA